In the Brachyhypopomus gauderio isolate BG-103 chromosome 4, BGAUD_0.2, whole genome shotgun sequence genome, one interval contains:
- the LOC143513224 gene encoding E3 ubiquitin-protein ligase Rnf220-like: MVSILRGFRGLVSSTSKEHHDSDVDLDVDGDDTLNYGKAQYTETDVIPHTRDLDHSEATLNGPVAIRVSPERTTWSAAETPSTSNEGHCKQENNTSPTCKSCELEMMSDESLNTLDALKMRIRDLEKQLTRGERIKCLICMESYAVPLTSIQCWHVHCEECWLRTLGAKKLCPQCNTITSPGDLRRVYL; the protein is encoded by the exons ATGGTGTCCATTCTGAGGGGCTTCAGAG gtTTGGTAAGCAGTACATCTAAGGAGCACCATGACAGTGATGTGGATCTGGACGTGGACGGAGATGACACGCTGAATTACGGCAAAGCACA ATACACGGAGACGGATGTGATCCCACACACCCGAGACCTGGATCACAGCGAGGCCACGTTAAA TGGGCCTGTAGCCATCAGGGTGTCTCCGGAACGCACTACATGGTCAGCAGCAG AAACTCCGTCTACTAGTAATGAGGGACACTGCAAGCAGGAGAACAACACGTCGCCCACATGCAAGAGCTGTGAGCTAGAGAt GATGTCCGACGAGTCTCTCAACACACTGGACGCCCTGAAGATGCGGATCCGAGATCTGGAGAAGCAGCTAACACGTGGCGAGCGAATCAAATGTCTCATCTGCATG GAGTCGTATGCTGTGCCCCTCACATCCATCCAGTGTTGGCATGTTCACTGCGAAGAGTGTTGGCTGCGCACATTG GGAGCGAAGAAACTGTGTCCACAGTGTAACACCATCACATCTCCAGGGGACCTGAGACGTGTGTATTTGTGA
- the LOC143511708 gene encoding uncharacterized protein LOC143511708, protein MFSSMERGSSSLVLSVLHEWDQGGKTVRVRMLREFLSRNTGKTSQELELEFGQAGSLFLARLTAWIRLTYMFGCHLELQLRALEVFLSAAGTHMYLMEFLEMGGVLTLLEVLGHSQVTDKAKTRSLHLLHIIANKGRTYKELICESYGVKAVAECLAAASVEETRHAASFLLESLAQGNPRYQQQVYKGLVALLSCSSPKAQQLVLQALHTVQVVVKAAHPSIVEPLLNLLRSLHLEVQYEAIELIRILQQTEVRAALLGALVTLLKPAGRGVCTHKILQDPEMEKLTASLPTFVQQAAAAKVLRMLAEEKQDISEELIHLGVVHHLLYAMGNREHADTQRQASLTLEHFVRSYPVVASQVRTAMGQTLFDSFMHNAELLYMRMDHVKADLLLSNKVNILRGKRTTVEDTKVVRSTKKSKPRNEDVPPRPCTCHYFHDDAEASRFRSRLLCWYDDNKRDLPWRAKAITEKDVNVRTYAVWVSEVMLQQTQVATVTDYYNRWMKRWPTVQDLADASVEDVNKMWAGLGYYSRGRRLHQGAQKVVSELGGEMPRTTLELLKQLPGVGRYTAGAVGSIALGLVTGAVDGNVVRVLCRLRVIGADCTSSLVTDTLWGMADALVDRRRPGDFNQALMELGALVCMPKSPLCPRCPVQMHCHAYGKVNFKQELEAGGLVGKPDWHPGSCMADIEDCAAASSSRCELCLSEDWASDLGVQNYPRRPVKKAPRVQRTLVCVLERQETKVETLYLLTKRPNTGLLAGMWELPSVLLEEGIPEEKHRTLLSAEVQRILGTSPDEESFQYLGEVIHFFSHIHQTYVVYRARVGVSSEGDREAIIHWLSASDLQEAAVSTGVKKIMKLYFESMSRSKDTQNKTRSAEGRKVKQSKPTRKRQ, encoded by the exons ATGTTTAGCAGCATGGAGCGTGGTTCCAGCAGTCTGGTCCTGAGTGTCCTGCATGAATGGGACCAGGGCGGCAAGACCGTCCGTGTTCGCATGCTGCGGGAATTCCTGAGCCGCAACACGGGAAAGACCAGTCAGGAGCTGGAGCTGGAGTTTGGCCAGGCAGGCAGCCTGTTCCTCGCCCGCCTCACTGCTTGGATAAGACTCAC CTACATGTTTGGTTGTCATTTGGAGCTTCAGCTCAGAGCACTGGAGGTCTTCCTCTCGGCTGCCGGCAC CCACATGTATCTGATGGAGTTTTTGGAGATGGGAGGAGTTCTCACCCTGCTGGAGGTTCTGGGACACAGTCAGGTCACAGACAAGGCGAAAACACGATCTCTCCATCTGCTCCACATCATCGCCAACAAGGGACGGACGTACAAGGAACTCATCTGTGAAAGCTATG GTGTGAAGGCTGTTGCTGAGTGTTTGGCTGCGGCCAGTGTGGAAGAGACCCGGCACGCAGCCTCCTTCTTGCTGGAGTCCCTGGCCCAGGGGAACCCCAGataccagcagcaggtctaCAAGGGCCTGGTGGCCCTGCTGTCCTGCAGCTCGCCAAAGGCCCAGCAACTCGTGCTTCAGGCTCTGCACACGGTGCAG GTTGTTGTAAAGGCAGCTCACCCGAGTATCGTGGAGCCCCTGCTGAATTTGCTGCGTTCTCTACACTTGGAGGTGCAGTACGAGG CCATAGAGTTGATCAGAATTCTGCAGCAGACGGAGGTGAGAGCGGCTCTGCTCGGTGCTCTAGTCACGCTCCTAAAACCAGCCGGACGGGGTGTCTGCACACACAAGATCCTACAGG ATCCAGAGATGGAGAAGCTAACAGCATCACTGCCAACGTTTGTTCAGCAGGCAGCTGCAGCTAAAGTCCTTCG GATGTTAGCTGAGGAGAAGCAAGACATATCTGAAGAACTGATTCATCTTGGTGTGGTTCACCATCTACTTTATGCTATGGGCAACCGGGAACATGCAGACACTCAAAGACAAGCAAGCCTGACTTTggag CACTTTGTACGCTCCTACCCAGTGGTGGCATCACAGGTGCGGACAGCAATGGGGCAGACTCTATTCGACTCCTTCATG CACAACGCTGAACTACTGTACATGCGCATGGACCATGTTAAGGCTGATCTCTTACTGTCAAACAAAGTCAATATTTTAAGAG GGAAACGCACAACGGTGGAAGACACAAAAGTTGTCAGATCCACAAAGAAGTCAAAGCCTCGTAATGAAG ACGTTCCCCCCAGGCCGTGCACGTGCCACTACTTTCACGACGACGCTGAAGCCTCGCGCTTTCGCTCGCGTCTGTTGTGCTGGTATGACGACAACAAGAGAGACCTGCCCTGGCGCGCG AAGGCGATAACGGAGAAGGATGTGAACGTGCGCACCTATGCAG TGTGGGTCTCGGAAGTCATGCTCCAGCAGACTCAAGTTGCTACGGTAACAGACTACTACAACAGATGGATGAAG aGGTGGCCCACAGTTCAGGACCTCGCGGATGCTTCAGTGGAG GATGTGAATAAGATGTGGGCGGGACTTGGATACTACTCCAGAGGGCGGAGACTGCACCAAGGCGCCCAgaag GTGGTGTCCGAGCTGGGCGGGGAGATGCCGCGGACGACCCTGGAGCTTCTGAAACAGCTGCCCGGAGTGGGGCGCTACACCGCAGGGGCTGTGGGCTCCATCGCCCTGGGGCTG GTCACGGGGGCTGTTGATGGGAACGTGGTGCGGGTGTTGTGTCGTTTGCGGGTCATCGGTGCAGACTGCACCAGCTCCCTGGTCACAGACACCCTGTG GGGAATGGCAGATGCTCTAGTGGACCGACGCAGACCTGGTGATTTTAATCAGGCTCTTATGGAACTTGGTGCCTTGGTGTGTATGCCCAAGTCCCCCCTCTGCCCACGCTGCCCCGTTCAGATGCACTGCCATGCCTATGGAAAG GTGAACTTTAAACAAGAGCTGGAGGCAGGAGGCCTTGTGGGTAAACCAGACTGGCACCCAGGCAGCTGCATGGCTGATATAGAAGACTGTG CAGCAGCCAGCAGCAGTAGGTGTGAGCTGTGTCTGTCTGAAGACTGGGCCAGTGACCTCGGAGTGCAGAATTACCCCCGCAGACCGGTGAAAAAGGCCCCGCGCGTGCAGAGGACACTCGTCTGTGTCCTGGAGCGGCAGGAGACAAAGGTTGAGACTCTGTACCTGCTCACGAAGAGGCCAAACACAG GGCTACTCGCTGGTATGTGGGAACTACCCAGCGTCCTCTTGGAGGAAGGTATCCCTGAGGAGAAGCACAGGACCCTGTTGAGTGCTGAGGTGCAGAGGATTCTGGGAACATCACCAGATGAAGAATCTTTTCAGTACTTAGGAGAG